atctatccctccagtgtaaatttgctaaattgtaattacttcgctactatggcctatttattgccttacctccatactccatttgcacacactgtatatagatttttctaattgtgttattgactgtttgtttgtttatccaacgtgtaactgttgtttttgtcgctttgctttatcttggccaggtaactggcctacctggttaaataaaggtaaaaaaatatatagtaactttattgacaacacccaaatggatactgtcattaatgtggttcttcaataattactcataattcttaatactgtagctgtttagttacagtcacatgttcaacgatcatcagctgatccaggaatgcaacaacatgcaacaacaaccaaaagtgcttcttcattcattactctggtaaagacagttatgccgtgctccacgttggatccaacattccTGCtttgctcataatgtgtagagaactgttccttgatggataggctattgtacaacacacagagctattttcctgtatttgttgttaggtgaagttatgggccaatttggcaaacaagcagtgtacaaaccctcattgtcaggctgatggaaaagccaaggagcattttactggttgaagtgttttttaagtgtaaAGCCGTTGActtacaacaataacacaaacatattaagcaggacattcaaacgagccttacaattataatccaaagtagtgtgaaatgaactcatcagcaacctggaaatggaggctactcccctgagtttcccccattcacattcagaatacattgtgaaaaactaaaatcttttctcaccatttttgctccaggcagatatactacatccataactagtggtttcctcattaccagatatactacatccataactagtggtttcctcattagcagatatactacatccataactagtggtttcctcattaccagatatactacatccataactagtggtttcctcattaccagatatactacatccataactagtggtttcctcattaccagatatactacatccataactagtggtttcctcattaccagatatactacatccataactagtggtttcctcgttaccagatatactacatccataactagtggtttcctcattaccagatatagtacatccataactagtggtttcctcattagcagggaggagtttctgtaaTCAAATTGTGTGTGCTTTGCCCTCGTGCTGAAAggacctatattggagaccaaaagtcatctggcacactgcttagagttacaacaactttaataacttatttgtagttactactaatgtgaaaacaagactaaatatgacttgTTGCTaacttgactgtcttaattgtcaaataatttaacagatatgaattgttgtacaacttcacGGGTATGCTCTGGGCATCACCTCAAATAAACAGTCTCAGACctgcagacctgctgttttcaactctctagagacagcaggagcggtagatatactctcaatgatcagctatgaaaagccaactgacatttactcctggggtcctgacctgttgcaccctcgacaactactgtgattattgttatttgaccatgctggtcatttatgaacaatttaacatcttggccatattctgttataatctccacccggcacagccagaagaggactggccacccctcatagcctggttcctctctaggtttcttcctaggttttggcctttctagggagtttttcctagccaccgtgcttctacacctgcattgctcgctgtttggggttttaggctgggtttctatacagcactttgtgacatcagctgatgtaagaagggctatataaatacatttgatttgatttctgctgttgtgggcctttaaccgtctgtctgactttgtcattcacacaggagagagacgtgactatcgggGATCCTcctgggagcctcaacaacatcatgatgctgaagaggcagagaaaagtctctccagatcagaactcctaaagaaacaccagcagagacccacagggaagaaatctaacTGCTGCTCTGGCTGTGGGAaaagattcaacacttcatcagaccttaaaatacatcaaagaattcacactggagagaaaccttacagctgtgatcaatgtgggaagagatttaccagatctagctatctcactatacatcagagaatacacacaggagagaaaccatatagctgtgatcaatgtggaaagagtttcggtgcatctggctgtctgacaaaacaccagagaacacacacaggagagaaaccttatagctgtagtcaatgtggaaagagtttctgtatatctggctctctgactgaacaccagagaacacacacaggagagaaatcttatagctgtgatcaatgtgggaagagtttttctcggcaatacagcctgatagtacaccagcggacacacacaggagagaaaccttatagctgtgatcaatgtgggaagagttttactacatctagctatctaactatacaccagagaacacacacaggagagaaactttatagCTGTAGTCAGTGTGGGAAGCGTTTTACTTGGCTAAACAACCtaatatcacaccagagaagacacacaggagagaaaccttatagctgtggtcaatgtgggatgagttttactcagtcaaccagcctgacatcacaccagcggacacacacaggagagaaaccttatagctgtgatcaatgtaggaagagttttactacagctagctatctaactatacaccagagaacacacacaggagagaaatctcatagctgtaatcaatgtgggaagagatactctaaTAAAAAATCTCTgactaaacatcagaaaatacatggagttgtttcatgatatcaatgaaataatgtaaaatgtttttaataTTGTGGAAGTATTTTAGTAACGTCACAatatagaatgttttaacattgtagtagcagTATTTTAAGGAatgaatgtagaaccctaaatgttCAGTTGATATTAGCCTCAGTGGAAagtaaaatccaggctctgaattgaaagagttactatttatgagatgtaacaaaaagtgactaacaaaaatagagttgtgttacacttaccatgttggtcacccacttgaatcaaaatgcaacacttcaaaatgtttaggttttcaatatatcccaaactgtttctgcatattggttattgatttggacacgttaaaactgtgttgtgACATTGCGCTATTCTCATTTAGCAAAATGTCATtcaaaagacgttgaaaataagactatatatatGTTCGCTTGTAGTTCaaagtgaaagttgaaaagatGTATTTTCGGGTCGTTCTTTCaatgacttgaaaacaacttaatttcaagGTACTTGCAGCCTATACATAAGGACGCAGTgtaataaattggtctataataaaaaaaatgtaacaatcttacatcactccagtatttatttacaacatcCAAGTGTTATATGTCTTTATTCCACTTCTGAAGAAGCAggtctcaaatcacctcatatttcaaacattcagcctgacaaaagatacgtgttttattattccatgcctcacccttaagttaattattgccaatacatattaacaaaggggtgtacatttgcttttcatatttcatatttacaattcatgtaacatttagacaTCATAATTATTGATGCAACCATCATtatcctgcttttagaatatcagggttcattctcagatatgccaacccaaatgtactggagcatgacattggggactgggccccgatccaacaacatgcctatcgagatattgcaggagtttgctcttgaaatcagacatgactaatacaatttgatttttgtttgggcttgttccaaggggacgagagttctagaaggtagtgagttttaggaagacgagagttctagaagctagtgagttttaggaagacgagagttctagaagctagtgagttttaggaagacgagagttctagaagctagtgagttttaggattctatagaaagaaaaaggagaaaaattatatgattgtatattattatttagaagtacgttttttttcttgtttttaattgttgacagcaagttgttttctgttggtggtgagcaaacttgtccaacaaaaatataggatatatttgttgtcataAGGGGGAAGGtgctacaggctttggtttttccatttatgttttgtggTTGGACTTTAGCTTGTTatcacgtctagctcgttagcacgtctagctcgttagcccgtctagctcgttagcacgtcagcTCGTCTAGCCCGtgagcacgtctagctcgtcagctCGTCTAgcctcgttagcccgtctagctcgtcagcccgtctagctcgttagcacgtctagctcgttagcacgtaggacacactgattggtgtcacctcgttagtcagtatgtgttacacctgtgctggcttgtccatctcgttagtgggaaggtgtttcacctgagctggtccaggttctatttaagagtgtctggcccagtgctccagttgtcttgatacatgtggagagtcaacacctttagttgcaccaccgttttggtttgcttcctgtctttaagtttggtgtgggtttttcttttgtttgtctcttcttgggcagatttagtgggtctcatggtgggtgtcttttaggtcccagttgttgttactagtcaactttcagtggacactgagcgcaaaacactgacaggagatttacaatgtcttttgggtgataaaacctaaagagactgcattccagagcataagttaatgtttctgttctatatggtaccagggagagatgaccccagggccagaccctggtctctacacaaagagtactgtttttacagcagatactgtctgctgagaattgtaAGTatttttcatacaaatcttaaccttgtgacccgttctatacatctgttgtttgtgtaggttgaaaggggtgtatcttggctataaaagacctttgtactttcatctgggggtgattcgtcgaccagccatcattattgtAGAACACTCAATTGATTAACTTTATATGtgtatgttgtattgacctgctccctaattaataagtgaataaagatttagttttagaataactctgacttgtgtgataagttggtctcatttgattttaaagaaattaaccaccacatttggcgatggggatgtgaatcttgacttggtgaccgctcctgatgacctgggtaaatggtccACAAGGGAttcctctaacttgggatctcagggagaccacactgcgggaacagaacaaatggacccacctttgatctgagaggcagcgagccgagtatAGATGAgcatgagatagaaatgtgaaaatattactgcaggttaaaatattgttgaaaaacaactcatTGATTAGGTTtgtttgagaatagcattgtatgactgtgatatgagagttgtgtgactgagtcttaatctgatgtttggatagtaacagagatctgtagttcctcacagagatctatagttcttcatatagaaatatgcttaatcagatgattgacattttacattttagtcatttagcagatgttcttacccagagcaacttagagtagtgaacgcatacatttcatacatttgtaattttttgtactggcccccgtgggaatcgaacacacaaccctggcgttgcacacaccatgctggcgttgcaaacaccatgctctaccaactaacgtTATCTTGTGGTTCCGTTCCTTCACTGCCATCATAGAATATCACGGGGTGGTATTGAGAGGGGAATGATATTTTAGgaagcagcggaaggtctatagttcctgcgaggcttgattttgccgtggtctctgggaggttttgagaaccgttgaggatcccatggtcattgtccgggaaactaaagtttatttttggttctgctaggaggatgtttggagagatgcttcgttgctatggagagtccctgaaaaagcaaattgaatggttgtcgtgactacctgaaTTTCTtatgttttatatggattctgtgaatatatgaaaatatgatgaattgtatgtgtgtataatgattaatagagatttgatgaagtaatactgggaatataattagatacaatttaaacaacccatatgtagatgaacgtaggttttgagttggaatctttaatggatcatttgataaagatgaggtttaagcattattaaacagtctacaaagtctgggcaattgtctcagaaactgatgggagtgtgtccactttagggtaagTTGCCCTAAGGATGAAACTATAAAACGTCCGGGTACCTTAATTGAAATAAACTGCCCTTAAGGCGTagggttcttcccagtatgaga
Above is a window of Salmo salar chromosome ssa03, Ssal_v3.1, whole genome shotgun sequence DNA encoding:
- the LOC106612281 gene encoding zinc finger protein 883-like, translating into MSTLQPEITMYTGKNRDIDPPCVNRPVLEITMYTGKNRDIDPPCVNRPVLEITMYTGKNRDIAPPCVNRPVLEITMYTGERRDYRGSSWEPQQHHDAEEAEKSLSRSELLKKHQQRPTGKKSNCCSGCGKRFNTSSDLKIHQRIHTGEKPYSCDQCGKRFTRSSYLTIHQRIHTGEKPYSCDQCGKSFGASGCLTKHQRTHTGEKPYSCSQCGKSFCISGSLTEHQRTHTGEKSYSCDQCGKSFSRQYSLIVHQRTHTGEKPYSCDQCGKSFTTSSYLTIHQRTHTGEKLYSCSQCGKRFTWLNNLISHQRRHTGEKPYSCGQCGMSFTQSTSLTSHQRTHTGEKPYSCDQCRKSFTTGRDLTAAQRTHTGEKPYSCGQCGKSFTQSSSLISHQRIHTGEKHYICGQCGKSFTTSGSLTSHQRTHTGEKPFSCDQCGRSFTRSSILTVHQRRHTGEKPYSCDQCGKSFSQSGSLTLHQRTHTGEKPCSCDQCGKSFSQSGSLTLHQRTHTGEKPCSCDQCGKSFSQSGSLTLHQRTHTG